The Pleuronectes platessa chromosome 22, fPlePla1.1, whole genome shotgun sequence region CATGGATCAGCTGATGAggatttttcactttgtttttttgttgaaggATTTTATTGAAACGTGATAGACCAGCTAATGTTAAaggtaaaacatatttaatgtcaACTGCTCTGAATGTCTATTTACTTTTTAATATCAAAACGAGATTGTAAAACCGTTGATTTTCGTCATCCAGTTACCTGTTTTTCTCATTGCTCCGTCTGCAGGGCAGGTGTAGTCACTAGCAGAGAGCAGGAAGCAAGTTCCCCCGCCCCGATGGTCCTGTTCCCTGGTGCTCGACCTTCGCATGGGGACACTCTCCTCTGGAGACATGGTCAGGTCACTGCTGCAGTCTGCCGACAGAACTGTGAGGAAGGAAACACGATGGGTCACACAGTTAGTAGTACTTTTAAGTTTTAAGCGTTGAATTTAAGTAATTTCATAAGACAAAAAGGCTAAGTCTCTCAACAGcaagaaaaaacaatatgagATAAACCTACCATGCCATACAGCTTTAGATTATTTTTAGCTGagttactaaataaataaattctatACTAGATAGGCTTGTATATCATTTGAATCATTTCATTCCCTTCTTCATTCCAGTATGGCTTTTAATCTAATACATCATAAAGTAGGTAGCATTGCTGTGGTATCAACAACTATATTTGCCCtaaatatcatattttacaaaaaatgtcaggTTAGCCTAACATTCATTTATTGGGATTTGGAGCAATATAAAGGGTATGTGACTTGACTAGACAACTGTAATGAACTACTTGTTGATACAGTGTTATCGAAATTATTTGAAACTTGATTTCTGTTGTTAATTCTTACTGTTTGGTCAAATACTATATAATAATATGTGATATTAACACCACATTGTGCTAAACCAATGCTTATATGCACATCCAAAAGATTAAGTGTAACAAAAGGCTAATTTGTTGAATAAATCATTAATACTTTAAATTACCTCTTATcacaaaatgtaatatttaattatttccaGATCACCAATTTTCTCCTCCCATTCTAACTGATCACATTGAATCTACCAACACTAGGCTATTGATTCTTCGGAACAATAAGTGGGAATGGCTCTTCACAGTGGTCTATGCACAGAAAGCATAAAGGAATAATGCAGCAAATAACAAACACCCTCGTACATTAAACACCTGCTCCAAATGTCACAGGCACCACCAAGCAGCACAGCAGAGGTCAAAGGGCAGACAGTGTTTGGAGCTCCAGTGGATGAGAGAGCCACATTGTTTTCTTATGAGCAACAACACAATTTTACAACAACAAACTAGAATTACATCGCTGCGGTCGTATGACTCCACCAGCCAGTGCAGTTACAATGCACATATTACTACAACATTTTTCCCCCCAGATTCATAAAGGTCACGGagtttgaccactgaaatctaatcactTCATATATGAGTCCAAATAATCAAAAGTATTGGTGTATCACATTCAAGAGGACAGAAACATGATTTTTGAGacaaccttgacctttgaccattgaaatctaatcagttaatcagtgagtccaagtgaacttATTCGCCAAATTGTAAATAATTCCGCTGAGATGAAGCTGACAGGTTTGAGTGGAACTCCggcaaataaataattaataataacaaagacGGGGGTGCAAGACCTAAAGCATCTCTCTGAAAAAAACGTATAGCCGTAGCCACAGTCAATTAGACACAATGAGGCTACATTTCTACGGAAGGCTTAGACATTATCAGCAGCTCTATGAAGACTACAGGATTGgcatattgtgttgtttttgttgagtctggcttcagtttgattttaaattttaaaagaCTATTCTCAAGATGTAAACTTTATGCCCAAGCATTCTGAATAATGGCATAACTGGCCTTTGATTCAAAATACAGTTTCACAATAACAAGTGTCCCTTATTATGATAGTGTTTTGGAACATGTCATGATGGTACTAGCTTTTgctagcttttctttttttaaacacgtGAGTATCttcttttaataaatgtaaattaaccATTTCTTAGGCTCTTCTTCTGTACAGTTGCTTTGCCTGTCAAGCTTTCCGCTCTCATAAGTAACACATGCAGATTACAGTGGTGACTACGGCTGATTTACAATCGCTTGGTGGATTTTAAAAGTGCAGGTTGACAGCAGCTTGTGATGTCCAATGATTTCGTGCAGATGACAGTTGTAGGGattgtatatgtatttataagGCCTTGATGGCCACAGACATTACTTTGTGCTAAAAGAATAAAGATGAAACCGTTTGTTCTCGATACTCAACCTccatttaaacagtttttttttgtaaatgctgTATTGAGCTTCTTCAAGTATGATAAGGTAAATGAAATGTAGTTACAATTTAGTTTCAGCAAATGGTCGATTATTATCAGGAGACAAAGTATAAAAACGAGAACCATAATTACTAATACAGTAATAATCAGAAAGTCATACTAGTCACGCTTAAATTAATAAGATTCACTGGTATGTCAACGTTAATTTCTTTAAGATACTAAAGAAGGTTATTAAATCATAGGTTTAAAATTAGTCGtaaatgacaaattattttGTCCTGTCATGTATGACTAAAATGAACACACAGTTTATGTAACCATTGCAATATAAAGCATGAGGTTCTCTACCACTGACAGTAACCTTGCACACTGTGTAGGCTATTTCAAATGACCTCCAAGGAAATCACAAAGGCCACTAGAAGCAGGTTGACTCTGTTTGTGTATTCAGTTGAGGCATGAATTATTCTATGCTTATTAAATGTAAGGTTCTGAGACCTAATAAACAAGTAGACTGCGAGGAGCCCAGAGCGTGCATCCACCCTCAGGAACGTCTGCACTAGAATTCAAAGAAAGCCAGTATATACAGAGGTCGACACTAATTTCCATCAATATCAGATGTGTCAGAGTAAATTACCGACATCGGCCGAGAGGGAAAAACAGCCGCCTACGGTCTTTACAGCAAACGCACAACGACTGGAAGATAAGCTTGGACACAACAACAGTGAATTCTTATCAGCATGAGCTGTTTGACACAACCATCTCCTCATTGCCTTTTGTGTTACATCCCTTATCAGTGTGGCATACAGGGATGAAGGCTGTTCGGAAACAGGACTTCTGTGAGGAAGCTGCGGTTGTACTttgtctctgtgactctgtcAAATGGCCGAAGCTCTCTACCTGAGATGAGTTCCCCTATGGATTCCCCTCGCTGTCACCTCATAAATAATGCACTTCGGTGTTACGTGAACTTCACCAAGGTGTGGTTAATCATAGTTTTCGGCCTAGCATGGCCTGTGTCTGTCCAAATGGTCTTACCTGAGGGTTCTAGTACCCTGCTCCCTTTGACGTGGCACAGGTCACCTTGAGTGCTGTTGCAGGTGGTGTTGAGATCAGCTTTGCAGTAGCTGGGGGACCCCCCCTGCACTGCCTGAGGgatgtgtttctttctctttttgggGAGCTTCTGCTTGGCCATGGCCAAAGAGTAGTACATCCCAAAGTTATTGACGATAACCGGCACAGGCATGGCTATCGTCAGCACGCCAGCCAAAGCACATAATGCCCCCACCACCATGCCTGACCAGGTCTCTGGATACATGTCGCCATATCCCAGTGTAGTCATAGTCACCACAGCCCACCAGAAGCCAATGGGGATGTTCTTGAACTTGGTGTGGTTGCTAGCAGTGGGGTCGTTGGGCTTGGCGCCGATTCGTTCAGCATAGTAAATCATGGTGGCAAAAATTAACACTCCCAATGCCAGGAAGATAATGAGTAGCAAGAATTCATTGGTGCTGGCACGTAAAGTGTGGCCCAACACCCTTAGCCCCACAAAATGACGTGTGAGCTTGAAGATACGCAGGATACGAACAAAGCGCACCACCCTGAGGAAACCCAACACATCCTTGGCGGCCTTTGAAGAAAGGCCACTCAGCCCTACCTCTAGGTAGAAAGGCAGGATGGCCACAAAGTCAATGATGTTGAGGAcgcttttaacaaactccaactTGACCGGGCAGAATGTCACACGCACCAGGAACTCAATTGTGAACCAAAAGACGCAGACACCCTCCACATAGGTGAGCGCAGGATCTGTTTCAATCTCGTACTGAGGGCCCAAGTCCGGCCCACTGCTGTTCCGCATCAGATCCGTTTTGTTGATTATGGTGTTGAAAGCTTCATGCGTCTCCAGGCAGAATGTGGTGATGGAGACCAGGATGAAGAACAAAGATGCAAAGGCAATAAACtgcaagaggagaaaagagaaagagaggattaGAGATGATAACACTGCTGACATATCAGGCTCTTGTCaaccatgattttttttttagatggcATAAACAGCACATTGGTTTATTTACTCTTGAGCGGGGCGTAAATTGAATCAAGTTTAATTAACTTGCATCAATTTGAACGGACTCCTGAGAGAGGCGCAATCTATTAGCAAGagcaacaaataaacacacacttccatGTGATCCTGCTGGAAATGTGGCATGGGAATACAGGTGAAGTCAGATTTAATTCAGAATTGGTCCTGAGTAAAGAAAAAGTATGTTTTGtacatttgtgtaaaaaaaaattgtgtatcATTATGTCATACTACATTGCTAAGTAGTTGCTTTGCTTATAATTTATGAAAACCATTCACCCAATTTCTACTAAAGATTCCTCATCACAGGTTGCATATTTGTGACCAGGTCAACAAATGGACATTTTTCCTCTTTGAGAAGTGTAATTAAATTAACAAAAGATGTAAACATTATAAACAAAAAAGCAGGCAATGATGggagtttatttaaaaattccATGTTGCATTCCAAATCCCTAGGCTATGCAACGAAAACAGATACAGGTACAAAGGGATTTAACAATAAAGAAGTAAAACACTGAGCTGTCAGTAATTCTGCAGtaataaatgttaattttaGTTTGTGCATGACAATTGAGATAACCATCGGCTGATGAAGATCATTTGATGCTATTTAAAGCCCCAACAAGCTAAATGTTTTCTAAGGTCAAGAAAGAACTTTCATGCTTTGGTTAGAAATTTATGAATCCTTATAAATATTCTAGATGTGCGTGCTAATGCACATCTGTGAGGTGGAGTTTTTGCCATAACAATCAACATTTCCATCACCTTTATCACTCTCTGTAATCATTTATCTGTGTCTCAGTTTAGAACAAAACACAGGTATTGCAAAGTTCAATTGGCTAAAAATTAAAGCCATCTTCTCTTGGTCGTTCCCCTGGTGTCTGGGCAACAGTGACCGCAGGCAAAGTCAGGCAGAGATAGGGACACCTAAATAGTCCTCTTGAGAGACATTTTGTGGCTCCTTCATTCAAATCTGCTGccaacatgaaaacataaaaagaaataCAGACTTTTCATTGGGCTTCTATATATATAGAGCAGTTTTAGGCAAGGTACACATTTCAAAGATACCCATTGTGACTCCATGGTTTATTCTATTGAGCCACAGTGATTACATATTATacaagctgtgtctcaattgaGGGTCTGCATCCTTGGGAGACTGCATTTGAAGACCCATTGCGACACAGTATAGCGGCTAAACTGTCCCATTTCGAAGTCTCCTTCAAATACAGCCAACAAATACATAATTtcttccccaaaaaacaaaGGCTCCAACGGATGGATCCTTGCCGACCCAACCTATACCAGGATACATTGCCGTTTGGTGACAACCTTTTTTAAAGAGATGAAAAGTCACGGGCAATTGACGAGACGTACAATGCTTAAGTATCAAGCTTCAACTCAACCAAACAGGTAAAGGTgcacatgttaaaaaaacaagggGCATTCAAATGTTCCCGTCGTGTCCAACTTCGGCTTTGTTGCTAGGCAACAACATTAAGGGCGGGACGAGCTGGTGACGCCAATCATGGATAGCCTCAGGATAACTTCGGTGTTTGGCTGGCAAAATGAAAGCATCTGAATCTGTGTGGCAACTGGATTAAATGATGAGTCACaagcacattttattttctatccaacaaatcttgttttgttttggccgTCGTCTGCAAAGGGCATATCAAACCACCTGTCAGACGCAGAGCTGACACGCACATATTCCTCTTCTCTGGAAGAAGCTCAGgctgaatttgtttttcttttttttgagaGGTAAACGCAGCTGATTTCCACACAAGCAGCCTACTTTGCTGTTTCTCTACCTTCCTCCCACAATCCATCCACTGGAGCCCTCTGCCTACTGAGCTCTAAACAAGTCGTTTTACACTCTGCCCCCGTTTTAGATTGCatgactcacacactcaaaatATTGCCACTATTTGGGTCACACTGCTTCTGAACCGTGTGCGTGCtttcactctgctgctgttagCTTGCACACTCTTAATGGTGCACCTGTCTTCATGATCAAGTGCAAATACTCATCCTGCTCATTCAGTGACATTTATTAAAGCGAGTTATAAAATGACACCTTTTTTGAGTTGTTTAATAAACATATACTATTTCTACTCTGAAGTCACACTTGATCACTTAAGTGTCTGAGAGTTCTCAAGTCTCTAAAATCGCCTATtaagaaaaaattattttatatgcaaagcTGTGGctgatctaggatttttctaatTTAGGCGCTAGTTCCTGCATCAGCGGTGAAAatttaagtcattccttgtATACTGTTACCGCTACAGCTTTGAGCAAAGACACACATCactgaatatattttgaaaagtgTTGCTTGTTCCAGCACATTGTGTACTTCAAATAAGCTTCGAACATGTTTAACAAACtgtcatatttattattagtATAAAGTGACcagtttatttgaaaaaagacTACTGACAGGAAAGGGGCACTTTGGGCCTGTAAGATTTCAGCCCTGTCTCTGGATCGGCCCTGGATGCCAAGTGTTTGTACCGGCGCCTCTAATGGATCGTCTGTGCATTCTCTTgattgaaaacataaaaaaattggTCTCATCTGTCGTCATATTTGTGACCTcccatttatgtttatgtttaaaatgatTCTTGATGCACAGAAATCATTTTAACAATGGCGGTTACACACCCGAAGGTCTTTGGTAACTCGTGAATACAACAGGTAAAGATAAACGTCTCAATTTGAGCAATTTTGTTATAATAATATGAACCAAAGCCCTGGTACCAATCCCATTTAATGTGAAAATCATACaccacaaagaaaaagaaaatgcaccTCAAAAAGTATAAGGGGTGTTATATTGTGGATAATTCCCTTAGAAACTGAAAACTCAAAATGCAAGAACACTGCTCCTACTGCTCAATTCTGAATGTCTCTCCATCTCACCCCTTTCCGAGTCTTTATCTCCATTTCCCATTGGCTAGAGCCAACAGCAGGACTCGCCGAGCTGTTTCCTTTGGCTGCTCAGATGCTGTGCAGACTAATGAATACTGCCGCCTCGTGCTGGGCTGGAATTTTGTGGCGCTCGTGTCTGCCGAGTGAGGATACACCATCTCCCCAGTGCACATCACCTTGCAACAGCTGAATCATGTCACATTTAACCAGCCAGACACTGAAAGCACATGCATTAACAGTACACTAACATGTAGGTGCACACACTGATACCCttttctcatacacacacataaacacacacacccacactgtcATTTATGAATCATGATAGATATTAAAAATGCAAAGTTGCTCACCTACCATGTGATTGCAACAGGCACATGCATGCTTCGCCACATGCTGATTTCCAGCTCACTCCCTCTGCATGTTAAGTAAGTCCTGCACTTGTATAAAATTGCTCTATGAAGACGGCACAGCAAGGCAGACATGGCACAGACAGTCCACCACTGAACAAGGCAGATCTTATACACCCCGAGGACAAGCCCGGTTTTCCAGCCATCTTTTCAATTATCTGCACGGCTTTTTTAAATTCTCGCTCATTGACAAGAGCAGTAGAGCCAAAAGCTGTGACCTTCATACCTGAACGCCAATGAAAAGCCACGAGACTTCATTGTAAACAATCATTGATCTCGCTGATTACCGCACGCTCATGCTCACACGAAGAAAGAGGCACGACAATCAGTTATTTCCCCATGAAGAAGAGTAACACAGCCCTTGGACTGTGGGTGTGCTGCTGGGTCAGTGTTTCATGTCCTTGTGTGAAATCGAAGGTTATAAATGTTTAGGTGGTTCATCTCCCCGAACCCTGAACCGCTAGAGCTGGTGCAGGTTTGTCTTGGACCAGCTCTTGATTATCCTTATATAGGCCAAGGTTGTTAGGGGCAGAAGAGACCTGGAGCTTCTCTTCCCTCATCTCCCTTTCCATCACATTAATGCCTCATCCATACATGTAAGTCACTGGACTTCTTCCCCGGAGTCCTTCTGCTTTTACTGTTACAAATTCAGGACAGCAGCTACAGCTACATCACGGATCGTGACCATGAatcatggtggcagctgacTGTGGCTTGTGATTACAACTAGATTGCTTAGACATAAAATATGCCTGGTCACATACACAACTATTAGTGGCAATACCTATGTCATTGCAATTGTCATTTCTGCTCGCTTCATCTCTGTCATGCATCTTCTTTTGTAGAGTTACTTTTATCATCGATAATCCTTTCCATAGATGCTAGACACTGCCTTTTGAaggttgtaaatattgttattttgtctattgcacttctgttcaTCCTGTGAGGTTTTCTTCATGAGTTTTTTTCATAGTTATACCACAGtattgctgagggttaaggaaacaggatgttgcaccttgcaccaattatataaattaaacacaaggattaaaaaacagataaaTGCTGTGCTTTAATCCAGCCATTTGGACTGTAATaacttgtattttttattaaatcattgTTAAAGACTCCTATCAGGGTTTTCCTCACCCTCACTAATGATTCTTAAAGTCTATCTTTCAATTTTATTCCTCCACTGATCGTTGGATTACTTTTTATGTCAGAGTTTTATGTTTACCATTTTATTGATTGTGCCATTTCATTAATTACATGGGCTGAAAACTAGCTGTGACCATGGCTGGGTGTTGACTAGAAACTTGCTCACTGAGTTAAGCAATGAATTCCACTGCCTAGAGACAGAGTTACATAAAAAGGATAAGCTATTTGATGGCCTTGTCTCCAGCCGCTGCCCCGGCAAAGCATATAGATCATCTATGGAAATGCAGTCTTCCATTCTTTCAGTCTTGCCGACCCTGCTGTCCAGTCACCCACCTCCCTGATGGACCCCTGCCTGGTCTTGTCACTGTACCAGTCGGCCCGGAGGTCTAGCAGACAAGATATGAACTGAAAGCACAGGCAGCAGGTCTCCACTTCTGCATTGGACCTGGACACTGCATTATTGCGGAGTGTGGACAGTGTCCTGCCAGATGCCTG contains the following coding sequences:
- the kcnc2 gene encoding potassium voltage-gated channel subfamily C member 2 isoform X7, which produces MGKFDDNERIILNVGGTRHETYKTTLKTLPGTRLALLASDSDLDSVLDQLQQVPGFIEYNARTNEYFFDRHPGVFAYVLNYYRTGKLHCPADVCGPLFEEELSFWGIDETDVEPCCWMTYRQHRDAEEALDVFELNCDNGDEDDDIGKRLGIDEVDADGNVNLWRKWQPVIWNLFEDPYSSRAARFIAFASLFFILVSITTFCLETHEAFNTIINKTDLMRNSSGPDLGPQYEIETDPALTYVEGVCVFWFTIEFLVRVTFCPVKLEFVKSVLNIIDFVAILPFYLEVGLSGLSSKAAKDVLGFLRVVRFVRILRIFKLTRHFVGLRVLGHTLRASTNEFLLLIIFLALGVLIFATMIYYAERIGAKPNDPTASNHTKFKNIPIGFWWAVVTMTTLGYGDMYPETWSGMVVGALCALAGVLTIAMPVPVIVNNFGMYYSLAMAKQKLPKKRKKHIPQAVQGGSPSYCKADLNTTCNSTQGDLCHVKGSRVLEPSDNCKEVVFTGFTQAESSVLS
- the kcnc2 gene encoding potassium voltage-gated channel subfamily C member 2 isoform X4; translation: MGKFDDNERIILNVGGTRHETYKTTLKTLPGTRLALLASDSDLDSVLDQLQQVPGFIEYNARTNEYFFDRHPGVFAYVLNYYRTGKLHCPADVCGPLFEEELSFWGIDETDVEPCCWMTYRQHRDAEEALDVFELNCDNGDEDDDIGKRLGIDEVDADGNVNLWRKWQPVIWNLFEDPYSSRAARFIAFASLFFILVSITTFCLETHEAFNTIINKTDLMRNSSGPDLGPQYEIETDPALTYVEGVCVFWFTIEFLVRVTFCPVKLEFVKSVLNIIDFVAILPFYLEVGLSGLSSKAAKDVLGFLRVVRFVRILRIFKLTRHFVGLRVLGHTLRASTNEFLLLIIFLALGVLIFATMIYYAERIGAKPNDPTASNHTKFKNIPIGFWWAVVTMTTLGYGDMYPETWSGMVVGALCALAGVLTIAMPVPVIVNNFGMYYSLAMAKQKLPKKRKKHIPQAVQGGSPSYCKADLNTTCNSTQGDLCHVKGSRVLEPSVLSADCSSDLTMSPEESVPMRRSSTREQDHRGGGTCFLLSASYEKSRSLNNIAGMTGMAGNTLRLSPVTSPYGSPCPLRRSRSPIPSIL
- the kcnc2 gene encoding potassium voltage-gated channel subfamily C member 2 isoform X6; the protein is MGKFDDNERIILNVGGTRHETYKTTLKTLPGTRLALLASDSDLDSVLDQLQQVPGFIEYNARTNEYFFDRHPGVFAYVLNYYRTGKLHCPADVCGPLFEEELSFWGIDETDVEPCCWMTYRQHRDAEEALDVFELNCDNGDEDDDIGKRLGIDEVDADGNVNLWRKWQPVIWNLFEDPYSSRAARFIAFASLFFILVSITTFCLETHEAFNTIINKTDLMRNSSGPDLGPQYEIETDPALTYVEGVCVFWFTIEFLVRVTFCPVKLEFVKSVLNIIDFVAILPFYLEVGLSGLSSKAAKDVLGFLRVVRFVRILRIFKLTRHFVGLRVLGHTLRASTNEFLLLIIFLALGVLIFATMIYYAERIGAKPNDPTASNHTKFKNIPIGFWWAVVTMTTLGYGDMYPETWSGMVVGALCALAGVLTIAMPVPVIVNNFGMYYSLAMAKQKLPKKRKKHIPQAVQGGSPSYCKADLNTTCNSTQGDLCHVKGSRVLEPSGYEKSRSLNNIAGMTGMAGNTLRLSPVTSPYGSPCPLRRSRSPIPSIL
- the kcnc2 gene encoding potassium voltage-gated channel subfamily C member 2 isoform X5, whose amino-acid sequence is MGKFDDNERIILNVGGTRHETYKTTLKTLPGTRLALLASDSDLDSVLDQLQQVPGFIEYNARTNEYFFDRHPGVFAYVLNYYRTGKLHCPADVCGPLFEEELSFWGIDETDVEPCCWMTYRQHRDAEEALDVFELNCDNGDEDDDIGKRLGIDEVDADGNVNLWRKWQPVIWNLFEDPYSSRAARFIAFASLFFILVSITTFCLETHEAFNTIINKTDLMRNSSGPDLGPQYEIETDPALTYVEGVCVFWFTIEFLVRVTFCPVKLEFVKSVLNIIDFVAILPFYLEVGLSGLSSKAAKDVLGFLRVVRFVRILRIFKLTRHFVGLRVLGHTLRASTNEFLLLIIFLALGVLIFATMIYYAERIGAKPNDPTASNHTKFKNIPIGFWWAVVTMTTLGYGDMYPETWSGMVVGALCALAGVLTIAMPVPVIVNNFGMYYSLAMAKQKLPKKRKKHIPQAVQGGSPSYCKADLNTTCNSTQGDLCHVKGSRVLEPSVLSADCSSDLTMSPEESVPMRRSSTREQDHRGGGTCFLLSASDYTCPADGAMRKTDNCKEVVFTGFTQAESSVLS
- the kcnc2 gene encoding potassium voltage-gated channel subfamily C member 2 isoform X3 — encoded protein: MGKFDDNERIILNVGGTRHETYKTTLKTLPGTRLALLASDSDLDSVLDQLQQVPGFIEYNARTNEYFFDRHPGVFAYVLNYYRTGKLHCPADVCGPLFEEELSFWGIDETDVEPCCWMTYRQHRDAEEALDVFELNCDNGDEDDDIGKRLGIDEVDADGNVNLWRKWQPVIWNLFEDPYSSRAARFIAFASLFFILVSITTFCLETHEAFNTIINKTDLMRNSSGPDLGPQYEIETDPALTYVEGVCVFWFTIEFLVRVTFCPVKLEFVKSVLNIIDFVAILPFYLEVGLSGLSSKAAKDVLGFLRVVRFVRILRIFKLTRHFVGLRVLGHTLRASTNEFLLLIIFLALGVLIFATMIYYAERIGAKPNDPTASNHTKFKNIPIGFWWAVVTMTTLGYGDMYPETWSGMVVGALCALAGVLTIAMPVPVIVNNFGMYYSLAMAKQKLPKKRKKHIPQAVQGGSPSYCKADLNTTCNSTQGDLCHVKGSRVLEPSEESVPMRRSSTREQDHRGGGTCFLLSASDYTCPADGAMRKTGYEKSRSLNNIAGMTGMAGNTLRLSPVTSPYGSPCPLRRSRSPIPSIL
- the kcnc2 gene encoding potassium voltage-gated channel subfamily C member 2 isoform X1; protein product: MGKFDDNERIILNVGGTRHETYKTTLKTLPGTRLALLASDSDLDSVLDQLQQVPGFIEYNARTNEYFFDRHPGVFAYVLNYYRTGKLHCPADVCGPLFEEELSFWGIDETDVEPCCWMTYRQHRDAEEALDVFELNCDNGDEDDDIGKRLGIDEVDADGNVNLWRKWQPVIWNLFEDPYSSRAARFIAFASLFFILVSITTFCLETHEAFNTIINKTDLMRNSSGPDLGPQYEIETDPALTYVEGVCVFWFTIEFLVRVTFCPVKLEFVKSVLNIIDFVAILPFYLEVGLSGLSSKAAKDVLGFLRVVRFVRILRIFKLTRHFVGLRVLGHTLRASTNEFLLLIIFLALGVLIFATMIYYAERIGAKPNDPTASNHTKFKNIPIGFWWAVVTMTTLGYGDMYPETWSGMVVGALCALAGVLTIAMPVPVIVNNFGMYYSLAMAKQKLPKKRKKHIPQAVQGGSPSYCKADLNTTCNSTQGDLCHVKGSRVLEPSVLSADCSSDLTMSPEESVPMRRSSTREQDHRGGGTCFLLSASDYTCPADGAMRKTGNCTCYEKSRSLNNIAGMTGMAGNTLRLSPVTSPYGSPCPLRRSRSPIPSIL
- the kcnc2 gene encoding potassium voltage-gated channel subfamily C member 2 isoform X2, producing the protein MGKFDDNERIILNVGGTRHETYKTTLKTLPGTRLALLASDSDLDSVLDQLQQVPGFIEYNARTNEYFFDRHPGVFAYVLNYYRTGKLHCPADVCGPLFEEELSFWGIDETDVEPCCWMTYRQHRDAEEALDVFELNCDNGDEDDDIGKRLGIDEVDADGNVNLWRKWQPVIWNLFEDPYSSRAARFIAFASLFFILVSITTFCLETHEAFNTIINKTDLMRNSSGPDLGPQYEIETDPALTYVEGVCVFWFTIEFLVRVTFCPVKLEFVKSVLNIIDFVAILPFYLEVGLSGLSSKAAKDVLGFLRVVRFVRILRIFKLTRHFVGLRVLGHTLRASTNEFLLLIIFLALGVLIFATMIYYAERIGAKPNDPTASNHTKFKNIPIGFWWAVVTMTTLGYGDMYPETWSGMVVGALCALAGVLTIAMPVPVIVNNFGMYYSLAMAKQKLPKKRKKHIPQAVQGGSPSYCKADLNTTCNSTQGDLCHVKGSRVLEPSVLSADCSSDLTMSPEESVPMRRSSTREQDHRGGGTCFLLSASDYTCPADGAMRKTGYEKSRSLNNIAGMTGMAGNTLRLSPVTSPYGSPCPLRRSRSPIPSIL